In the Benincasa hispida cultivar B227 unplaced genomic scaffold, ASM972705v1 Contig398, whole genome shotgun sequence genome, one interval contains:
- the LOC120069451 gene encoding uncharacterized mitochondrial protein AtMg00860-like, with amino-acid sequence MDDLSVYGQTYEVYPNNIEKILKRYEEMNLVLNWEKCHFMVKEGIVLGQKVSKDGMEMDKEKIEEIEKLPHPANVKAVKSFLGHAGFYRRFVKDFSKIARPLSALLEAERTFDFDDQCLNAVKIMKNALIPAPGLIAPDWT; translated from the coding sequence atggacgacttATCGGTGTATGGGCAAACATACGAAGTCTATCCCAACAATATAGAGAAGATATTGAAGAGATATGAAGAGATGAACCTTGTGctgaactgggagaaatgccacttcatggtgaaggaaggtaTTGTGCTTGGGCAAAAAGTCTCCAAGGATGGGATGGAGATGGACAAGGAAAAGATTGAGGagattgaaaagctcccacatccagcaaatgtgaaggctgtcaAGAGCTTCTTAGGACATGCTGGCTTTTATCGACGTTTTGTgaaagacttttcaaagattgcacgaccattgagtgcattGCTGGAGGCAGAAAGaacatttgactttgatgaccaaTGCCTCAATGCAGTTAAGATAATGAAGAATGCATTAATACCCGCACCTGGGTTGATCGCACCAGATTGGACATAG